One Dermacentor silvarum isolate Dsil-2018 chromosome 10, BIME_Dsil_1.4, whole genome shotgun sequence genomic window carries:
- the LOC119431665 gene encoding uncharacterized protein K02A2.6-like, with product MVSLTVHHQPIQFEVDSIAACTLISEDTYRNAWPRNAPALFDEDTYLRTWSGQYLPLLGSANVEVAYNGTIAKLPLVIVKGTESSLLGRNWFDALKIAICGINQAPEERPIERQKLVQRLQKKYQTVFSGEIPGHNEPPVDLELHPDASPKFLKARPIPLSLQPAYERELNKLEQQAIIEPTQHSDWATPMVAVRKKNGSLRICGDYRFSINLATKSSSYPLPTPQEVFSTLRGGKIFSALDLTQAYQQLKVSEKTSEVLTLNTTKGLYRVKRLPFGVAAAPEIFQKYMESQIQGIPGVCVYLDDSNHHRHKQ from the coding sequence ATGGTCAGCCTTACTGTCCACCACCAGCCCATACAATTTGAAGTTGATTCGATAGCAGCATGCACGCTCATCAGCGAGGATACGTACCGCAACGCATGGCCACGGAACGCACCAGCACTTTTCGATGAGGACACATACCTGAGAACGTGGTCAGGACAATACCTGCCACTTCTAGGTAGTGCCAACGTAGAAGTTGCGTACAACGGCACTATTGCAAAGCTGCCTCTCGTGATTGTGAAGGGCACTGAATCCAGCCTCTTGGGCAGAAACTGGTTCGACGCGCTCAAGATCGCAATCTGTGGCATCAACCAGGCACCAGAGGAACGCCCGATCGAGCGACAAAAGCTGGTCCAGCGGCTGCAGAAGAAGTACCAGACAGTCTTCTCTGGAGAAATTCCTGGACATAACGAGCCACCGGTTGACCTCGAGCTTCACCCGGACGCCAGTCCGAAGTTTCTGAAGGCCAGACCTATACCGTTATCCCTGCAACCTGCTTACGAGAGGGAGCTCAACAAACTGGAACAACAGGCTATCATTGAACCCACCCAACACTCAGACTGGGCCACACCAATGGTCGCAGTGAGGAAGAAAAACGGAAGCCTACGTATTTGCGGGGACTACCGGTTTAGCATAAACTTGGCGACAAAATCGTCCTCGTACCCGCTGCCAACACCGCAGGAAGTCTTCAGTACTCTACGTGGAGGAAAGATTTTCAGCGCGCTGGACCTAACCCAAGCATACCAGCAGCTGAAGGTGAGCGAGAAAACTTCGGAAGTGCTCACTCTTAACACTACTAAAGGACTGTACAGGGTTAAGCGACTACCATTTGGAGTAGCGGCAGCTCCAGAAATTTTCCAAAAGTACATGGAATCCCAGATTCAAGGAATCCCGGGCGTGTGCGTCTACTTGGACGACAGTAATCATCACCGGCACAAGCAGTGA